From a single Paenibacillus sp. FSL W8-0426 genomic region:
- a CDS encoding carbohydrate ABC transporter permease, translating into MYHKSTPYRVFSIVNTCFLILLAIMCIIPLIHVLAVSFSTKAAADANLVSLWPVGFSLEAYKKTMNNPIFLNSLWISLLRTVVGTGITLLITFLAAYPLSKENSEFKGRTIYSWLFVFSMIFNGGLVPFYMVIQKIGLMNSFWVLVLPGAVNTFLVILMLNFFRGIPKELEEAALIDGANHFRTLFSIFLPISMPSIATIALFSMVFHWNSWFDGLLYLNNAKDYPLATFLQTVIIGRDMSTMSMDPKEMDAISQTTVRAAQIFIGSAPILIVYPFLQRFFVKGMTLGSVKG; encoded by the coding sequence ATGTATCATAAATCAACGCCGTACCGCGTGTTCAGCATAGTCAATACTTGCTTCCTGATCCTGCTCGCCATCATGTGCATCATTCCGCTCATCCACGTGCTGGCCGTATCGTTCAGCACGAAGGCGGCAGCGGATGCGAACCTGGTAAGCCTCTGGCCGGTCGGATTCTCGCTGGAAGCGTACAAAAAAACGATGAACAATCCGATTTTCCTCAACTCGCTCTGGATTTCGCTGCTCCGCACGGTGGTAGGCACGGGGATCACGCTCCTCATTACCTTTTTGGCAGCTTATCCCCTGTCGAAGGAAAATAGTGAATTTAAAGGAAGAACGATCTATTCATGGCTGTTTGTTTTCAGTATGATTTTCAATGGAGGATTGGTACCGTTCTACATGGTCATCCAGAAGATCGGCCTGATGAACTCCTTCTGGGTTCTGGTACTTCCCGGCGCCGTTAACACGTTCCTCGTCATCCTGATGCTGAACTTTTTCCGGGGCATCCCGAAAGAGCTGGAAGAAGCGGCACTGATCGATGGCGCGAATCATTTTCGGACGCTGTTCAGCATCTTCCTGCCAATCTCCATGCCGTCCATTGCGACGATTGCGCTGTTCAGCATGGTATTCCACTGGAATTCCTGGTTCGACGGATTGCTCTACCTGAACAACGCCAAAGATTATCCGCTCGCGACCTTCCTGCAGACGGTGATCATCGGACGGGACATGAGCACGATGAGCATGGATCCGAAGGAGATGGATGCGATCTCGCAAACGACCGTGCGCGCAGCGCAAATTTTCATCGGAAGCGCGCCGATCCTGATCGTGTATCCGTTCCTGCAGCGTTTCTTTGTTAAAGGCATGACCCTGGGCTCAGTGAAAGGCTGA
- a CDS encoding arabinogalactan endo-1,4-beta-galactosidase, giving the protein MSNHKEQPFILGMDVSFMDEIEQHGGSYSDVDGKEQDLLSILKLNDANAIRLRIWNDPVGGYCNLERTVEIAKRIKAHGLHFLLDFHYSDRWADPANQWKPKAWESLSYEELQRAVCTYTADVLNTLKDNGALPDMVQVGNEITPGMLWNEGRVGGEENDTDEQWERFAGLVKYGIAAVKSVDANIQVMIHIDRGGDNAESVKFYDRFEQLGVEFDVIGLSFYPWWHGTLEALRDNLHDLAARYGKPINVVETAYPWTLEQPEGHEWIFNQEEMLLPGYPATVEGQRKYLQDFLQIIRDVPGGLGAGFYYWEPAWIPSKPDWSVGHPNNWGNLTMFDFKGRKLESFSALSTVREQPAT; this is encoded by the coding sequence GTGAGTAACCACAAGGAACAGCCGTTCATTCTTGGCATGGACGTGTCTTTCATGGACGAAATCGAACAGCACGGCGGCAGTTACAGCGACGTGGACGGCAAAGAACAGGATCTGCTGTCCATCCTGAAATTGAATGACGCCAATGCAATCCGTTTGCGGATCTGGAATGATCCTGTCGGCGGTTATTGCAACCTGGAACGCACGGTGGAGATCGCAAAGCGGATCAAGGCGCACGGCCTGCATTTCCTGCTGGATTTCCACTATTCGGATCGCTGGGCGGACCCGGCCAACCAATGGAAGCCGAAGGCATGGGAAAGCTTGTCCTATGAGGAGCTGCAGCGGGCAGTATGCACGTACACGGCCGATGTGCTGAACACGCTGAAGGATAATGGCGCCCTGCCGGACATGGTGCAGGTCGGCAACGAGATCACGCCCGGCATGCTCTGGAACGAAGGCCGTGTTGGCGGAGAAGAGAACGATACCGATGAGCAATGGGAGCGGTTTGCCGGTCTTGTGAAGTACGGCATCGCGGCAGTGAAGTCGGTGGACGCGAACATTCAGGTCATGATTCATATCGACCGCGGGGGAGACAATGCCGAGAGCGTGAAGTTTTATGACCGTTTCGAGCAGCTTGGCGTGGAATTCGACGTCATCGGCCTCTCGTTCTATCCATGGTGGCACGGCACGCTGGAGGCATTGCGCGATAACCTGCACGACCTGGCCGCGCGTTACGGCAAACCGATCAACGTGGTTGAAACCGCTTATCCTTGGACGCTGGAGCAGCCGGAAGGGCACGAATGGATCTTCAATCAGGAAGAGATGCTGCTGCCAGGATATCCCGCAACGGTGGAAGGACAGCGCAAATACTTGCAGGACTTCCTGCAAATCATCCGCGACGTGCCGGGCGGGCTGGGAGCCGGATTCTATTATTGGGAGCCCGCCTGGATTCCGAGCAAACCGGATTGGTCCGTGGGACATCCGAACAATTGGGGCAACCTGACGATGTTTGATTTCAAAGGACGCAAGCTGGAATCGTTCTCGGCGTTATCGACCGTACGCGAACAGCCAGCGACGTAA
- a CDS encoding beta-galactosidase produces MTYKYSPASSKVPHMLHGADYNPEQWLRYPEVLEEDIRLMKLAKCNVMSIGIFSWVSLEPEEGVYTFEWLDRILDAFAAEGIYAFLATPSGARPAWMSAKYPEVLRVGANRVRNLHGFRHNHCYTSPVYREKVNQMNTRLAERYADHPAVIGWHISNEYGGDCHCDHCQEAFRGWVQKKYGTLDELNHAWWTTFWSHTITDWSQVESPAPHGETQVHAMNLDWRRFVTDQTADFIVHETKPLKAKNPNLPVTTNLMEFYEGLNYWKFADILDVLSWDSYPTWHDADDDAKQAARIGMMHDIVRSIKGGQPFLLMESTPSSTNWQDVSKLKRPGMHLLSSLQAVAHGSDSVQYFQWRKSRGSSEKLHGAVVDHAGHEHTRVFKDVSDVGTVLEGMDAIVGTSVPAEVAIIFDWENRWAVKDSQGPRNIGVKYEETVQSHYEAFWKKGVAVDVIDMNADLSKYKLLIAPMLYLMREGVGERIERFVENGGTFVATYWSGIVNENDLCFLGGFPGPLRKTLGIWSEEIDGLHDRDRNGMTPLEGNELGLDASYDAVELCDLIHLEGAEALGTYRSDFYAGRPALTVNRLGSGKAYYIAARFTEPFHDDFYGRLIRDLNIEKALDTELPAGVTAHVRTDGTADYVFVQNYTPDSKQVGLGSLSYTDLLTDEPVESNLELKPYDICVLRRAAERV; encoded by the coding sequence ATGACATATAAATATTCACCCGCAAGTTCCAAAGTGCCGCATATGCTGCATGGTGCCGATTATAATCCAGAGCAGTGGCTTCGTTATCCCGAGGTGCTTGAAGAAGACATCCGTCTGATGAAGCTGGCCAAATGCAACGTCATGTCCATCGGTATCTTCTCATGGGTTTCCCTTGAGCCGGAGGAAGGGGTTTATACGTTTGAATGGCTGGACCGTATTTTGGATGCGTTTGCAGCGGAAGGCATTTATGCCTTTTTGGCTACGCCGAGCGGAGCGAGACCGGCCTGGATGTCGGCGAAATATCCCGAAGTGCTGCGGGTAGGGGCTAACCGCGTGCGCAATTTGCACGGTTTCCGGCATAACCACTGTTATACTTCCCCGGTATATCGGGAAAAAGTGAACCAAATGAATACCAGGCTGGCTGAGCGGTATGCCGATCATCCGGCTGTCATTGGATGGCATATTTCCAACGAGTACGGCGGGGACTGCCACTGCGATCATTGTCAGGAAGCATTCCGCGGCTGGGTGCAAAAGAAATACGGCACGCTGGACGAATTGAATCACGCCTGGTGGACGACATTTTGGAGCCACACGATCACGGATTGGAGCCAGGTCGAATCCCCTGCGCCGCACGGGGAAACCCAAGTGCATGCGATGAATCTGGATTGGCGCCGCTTCGTGACGGATCAAACCGCCGATTTCATCGTGCATGAGACCAAGCCGCTCAAAGCGAAAAATCCGAATCTGCCGGTAACGACCAACCTGATGGAGTTCTATGAAGGGCTTAACTATTGGAAGTTTGCCGACATTCTTGATGTCCTGTCCTGGGACAGCTACCCGACGTGGCATGATGCCGACGATGATGCCAAGCAGGCCGCGCGCATCGGCATGATGCATGATATCGTGCGTTCCATCAAGGGAGGGCAGCCGTTCCTGCTCATGGAGAGCACCCCGAGTTCCACCAACTGGCAGGATGTCAGCAAACTGAAACGCCCCGGCATGCATCTTCTATCCTCCTTGCAGGCGGTAGCGCACGGTTCGGACAGCGTGCAGTACTTCCAGTGGAGAAAAAGCCGCGGCTCAAGCGAGAAGCTGCATGGCGCGGTCGTGGATCATGCCGGGCATGAGCATACCCGCGTGTTCAAGGATGTCTCGGATGTGGGCACCGTGCTGGAAGGCATGGATGCCATCGTCGGAACGTCCGTGCCGGCAGAAGTTGCCATCATTTTCGATTGGGAGAATCGTTGGGCCGTCAAAGATTCCCAAGGTCCGCGCAACATTGGCGTGAAGTACGAGGAAACGGTGCAGAGCCACTATGAAGCGTTTTGGAAAAAAGGCGTGGCGGTCGACGTGATTGACATGAATGCCGACCTGTCCAAGTACAAGCTGTTGATCGCGCCGATGCTGTACCTGATGCGGGAAGGCGTAGGAGAGCGAATCGAACGGTTTGTGGAGAACGGAGGCACGTTCGTGGCCACGTATTGGTCCGGCATCGTCAACGAGAACGATCTTTGCTTCCTGGGTGGATTCCCGGGCCCGCTTCGCAAAACGCTCGGCATCTGGTCGGAGGAAATCGACGGCTTGCACGATCGCGACCGGAACGGGATGACCCCGCTGGAAGGGAACGAACTGGGGCTGGACGCATCGTACGATGCGGTGGAATTGTGCGACCTTATTCACCTCGAAGGTGCGGAGGCGCTCGGAACATATCGCTCGGATTTCTACGCGGGCAGACCGGCATTGACGGTCAACCGTCTGGGCTCCGGCAAGGCGTATTACATCGCGGCCCGTTTCACGGAACCGTTCCATGACGATTTCTACGGCAGGCTCATCCGTGACCTGAACATCGAGAAGGCATTGGATACCGAGCTTCCGGCCGGAGTAACGGCCCATGTGAGAACCGACGGCACGGCAGACTACGTCTTTGTACAGAATTACACGCCTGACAGCAAACAGGTCGGGTTGGGCAGCCTGTCTTATACCGACTTGTTGACCGATGAACCGGTGGAATCCAATCTGGAATTGAAACCATACGACATTTGCGTTTTGCGCAGAGCGGCGGAGCGTGTCTAA
- a CDS encoding NAD-dependent malic enzyme, with the protein MNQRNLDGNSMIIRLEMTTKDIKFGEVASAISEAGGDIIAIDVISTNQDVTVRDLTVAVTDAQDNQKILEGVRQLKGVSIINVSDRTFLLHLGGKIEVTPKTPIHNREDLSRVYTPDVARVCTAISEEPGKAFSLTIKRNTVAVVSDGSAVLGLGNIGPKAAMPVMEGKAMLFKQFAGVDAFPICLDTQDTEEIIRTVKAISPAFGGINLEDISSPRCFEIERRLNEELDIPVFHDDQHGTAVVLYAGLINALKLVGKSIEDVKIVVCGIGAAGVACSNILLSAGATRLIGVDREGALVRTQTYESDVWNDYAARTNPELVTGSLQEAIRGADVFIGLSRGNLLTREDVQTMAADPIVFAMANPVPEVMPALVEDIVAVMATGRSDYPNQINNVLCFPGMFRAVLDCRASEINEEMKLAAAQAIASSISDEERNRYYIIPSVFNDKVVKSIRRRVVEAAVNTGVARRVPREQAREDKERE; encoded by the coding sequence ATGAATCAGAGAAATCTGGACGGCAACAGCATGATTATTCGGCTGGAAATGACAACAAAGGACATCAAGTTTGGCGAAGTGGCTTCGGCCATCTCGGAAGCTGGGGGCGACATCATTGCTATTGACGTCATTTCGACCAATCAGGATGTCACCGTACGCGATCTTACGGTTGCGGTGACGGACGCTCAGGATAACCAAAAAATCCTTGAAGGGGTACGCCAGCTCAAGGGCGTCTCCATCATTAACGTATCGGATCGCACGTTCCTGCTGCATCTGGGCGGCAAGATTGAAGTCACGCCAAAAACGCCGATTCATAACCGCGAGGATCTGTCGAGGGTGTATACGCCTGACGTGGCGCGTGTATGTACCGCGATTTCCGAAGAGCCCGGCAAGGCTTTTTCGCTAACCATCAAAAGAAATACGGTTGCCGTAGTTTCCGACGGCAGCGCCGTACTGGGACTGGGCAATATCGGGCCAAAGGCCGCCATGCCGGTCATGGAAGGCAAAGCGATGCTGTTCAAACAGTTTGCTGGAGTGGACGCGTTCCCGATCTGTCTGGATACCCAGGATACCGAAGAGATCATTCGTACTGTGAAAGCGATATCACCCGCGTTCGGCGGCATTAATCTCGAGGATATCTCCTCGCCGCGCTGTTTTGAAATCGAGCGCCGTTTGAACGAGGAGCTGGACATTCCGGTATTCCACGATGACCAGCATGGCACAGCAGTGGTGTTATACGCAGGTTTGATCAATGCCTTGAAGCTGGTCGGCAAATCGATCGAGGACGTAAAAATCGTCGTATGCGGCATCGGTGCGGCCGGCGTGGCATGCAGCAATATCCTGCTCTCGGCGGGAGCGACCAGGCTGATCGGCGTGGACCGCGAAGGAGCCCTGGTGCGCACGCAAACTTACGAAAGCGATGTTTGGAACGATTATGCCGCCAGGACGAATCCCGAACTGGTGACAGGGTCTCTGCAAGAGGCGATTCGCGGAGCCGACGTGTTTATCGGTTTGTCCCGAGGCAACCTGCTGACGCGGGAGGACGTGCAGACGATGGCCGCAGACCCGATCGTGTTTGCCATGGCCAATCCCGTGCCGGAAGTCATGCCTGCGCTGGTCGAGGATATTGTGGCGGTTATGGCGACGGGGCGCTCCGATTATCCCAACCAGATCAACAACGTGCTTTGCTTCCCGGGCATGTTCCGGGCGGTGTTGGATTGCCGTGCGTCGGAAATCAACGAAGAGATGAAGCTCGCTGCGGCCCAGGCGATCGCCTCATCCATTTCGGATGAAGAGCGGAACCGTTACTACATCATTCCAAGCGTATTCAACGACAAAGTGGTGAAATCCATCCGCCGCCGGGTCGTGGAAGCGGCCGTAAACACGGGCGTGGCCCGGCGCGTACCGCGTGAACAGGCCCGTGAAGACAAGGAGCGGGAATGA
- a CDS encoding HD domain-containing protein: MDEASRNLPVPGLESSANGEKDETSAREAVLQAARTFVQGDTAGNADGHDWPHVERVTALAVELAHREGADPYICELAALLHDVPDEKLNESLEAGMAKLNAWLDLQPLEPGVKEAVLSIIRTISFAGGDRVPVSSLEAQVVQDADRLDALGAIGIARTFAFAGARGREMYDPSLPPRESMTREEYRNGRSTTINHFYEKLFKLKDRMNTTVGKELAQQRHDFMVQFVERFKQEWEGIVP, translated from the coding sequence ATGGACGAGGCATCCAGGAACCTTCCGGTCCCGGGCTTGGAGTCCTCTGCGAATGGAGAGAAGGACGAAACATCGGCAAGGGAAGCCGTGCTTCAAGCCGCTCGAACCTTCGTCCAAGGCGATACAGCAGGCAATGCCGACGGCCATGATTGGCCGCATGTAGAGCGGGTAACGGCGCTTGCGGTCGAACTTGCGCACCGCGAAGGAGCGGATCCGTACATTTGCGAGCTGGCCGCCCTGCTCCATGACGTGCCTGACGAAAAGTTGAACGAGAGCCTGGAGGCAGGCATGGCGAAACTGAATGCCTGGCTGGACCTGCAGCCGCTCGAACCGGGCGTAAAGGAAGCGGTGCTGAGCATCATCCGCACGATTTCCTTCGCTGGGGGCGATCGTGTTCCGGTCAGCTCGCTGGAAGCACAGGTCGTCCAGGACGCCGATCGGCTTGATGCTCTCGGCGCGATCGGCATTGCCCGCACGTTTGCATTTGCTGGTGCCCGCGGCCGCGAAATGTATGATCCTTCCCTGCCGCCGCGGGAGAGCATGACGCGGGAGGAATATCGGAACGGGCGCAGCACCACGATCAATCATTTTTACGAAAAACTGTTCAAGCTGAAGGATCGAATGAATACGACGGTCGGCAAAGAACTGGCACAGCAGCGCCATGACTTCATGGTTCAGTTCGTGGAACGGTTCAAGCAGGAATGGGAGGGCATCGTTCCCTAG
- a CDS encoding aromatic acid exporter family protein, whose amino-acid sequence MSFGARVLKTGIAVTLALYLSSLFLNPQSPVPAAIAAIFAMQPSIYRSWKYFLDQLQTTTLGAIVALIGGMVLSNEPIAVGLIIVLVIMICLKLNMGETVGLTLVTVVSIMEASGDWHFALNRFLLTLVGIISAFLINIMVFPPKPKVQFVKQIQSVFNNMSLLLRTSISDEIKEAVFRDQKNELGAAIKSLSDKYNLFEEEQKKMKRPKFSETRQMVVYKQMLLSLQKGYDVLDSVERHYFQAQRTPEMDQFFDNHLERVIKFHEHALLKFEDKLKPNDEEAAQFNEDNDRFMEQAISRFDVKQEGMLRLSIAAAAIYDYGYQLERLNRLAEHVHSAADDKESHDHLLNWLRWP is encoded by the coding sequence ATGTCTTTTGGTGCGCGCGTGCTCAAAACGGGTATCGCGGTGACGCTGGCCTTGTACCTGAGCAGCTTATTCCTGAACCCGCAATCCCCGGTTCCCGCCGCGATCGCGGCCATCTTTGCCATGCAGCCGTCCATCTACAGATCGTGGAAATACTTCCTGGACCAGCTGCAAACGACGACGCTCGGAGCCATCGTTGCTCTGATTGGCGGCATGGTGTTATCCAATGAACCGATCGCGGTCGGTCTGATCATCGTGCTGGTCATCATGATCTGTTTGAAATTGAACATGGGAGAAACGGTGGGGCTCACGCTGGTCACCGTCGTTTCCATTATGGAGGCTTCGGGAGACTGGCACTTTGCGCTTAATCGGTTCCTGTTGACACTGGTGGGCATCATTTCGGCTTTTTTGATTAACATTATGGTTTTTCCGCCCAAGCCCAAGGTGCAGTTTGTGAAACAGATCCAAAGCGTATTCAACAACATGTCTCTTCTCCTGCGGACATCCATTTCCGATGAGATCAAGGAAGCGGTTTTTCGCGATCAGAAGAACGAATTAGGGGCAGCCATCAAGTCGCTATCCGACAAATACAATCTGTTCGAGGAAGAGCAGAAGAAGATGAAACGACCGAAATTCAGCGAAACCCGCCAAATGGTCGTTTATAAACAGATGCTGCTTAGTCTGCAAAAGGGATACGACGTCCTGGATTCGGTCGAGCGCCACTACTTTCAAGCACAGCGCACGCCGGAAATGGACCAGTTCTTCGATAACCATTTGGAACGCGTCATCAAGTTTCACGAGCATGCGCTGCTTAAGTTTGAGGACAAGCTGAAGCCCAACGATGAAGAAGCAGCCCAATTCAATGAGGACAACGACCGTTTCATGGAGCAGGCGATTTCCCGTTTCGACGTGAAACAGGAAGGCATGCTGAGACTGTCCATCGCTGCGGCTGCAATCTACGATTACGGCTACCAGCTTGAACGGCTCAACCGACTTGCGGAGCATGTACACAGTGCAGCCGACGACAAGGAGTCTCATGACCATTTGCTGAATTGGCTGAGATGGCCGTAG
- a CDS encoding pyridoxamine 5'-phosphate oxidase family protein, which yields MIMHELNSELAEWLNGRNLEGKQHEAMQLLTVSPEGWAHQAMVSVGEVVALGPDRIRLALWPGTQTSQNMHHTGKAGLVLVLNGELIHIKLEVEPLPRLKNARHPRDRFEAKITQVKVDKAPYAEITSGITFELKNVDEGVSRWKETVEELRQ from the coding sequence ATGATTATGCATGAACTTAACAGCGAATTGGCGGAGTGGCTGAACGGGCGGAATTTGGAAGGCAAACAGCACGAAGCAATGCAATTGCTGACCGTATCCCCGGAAGGCTGGGCACACCAGGCGATGGTCAGCGTCGGCGAAGTCGTGGCATTGGGCCCGGACCGGATCAGATTGGCCTTATGGCCAGGCACGCAGACCAGCCAAAACATGCATCATACGGGAAAGGCGGGCCTGGTGTTGGTATTGAACGGAGAATTGATACATATAAAGCTTGAGGTTGAGCCGCTTCCCCGGCTGAAGAATGCCCGCCATCCGCGAGACCGATTCGAAGCAAAGATAACGCAAGTCAAAGTGGATAAGGCTCCCTATGCGGAGATTACGTCAGGTATCACGTTTGAATTAAAGAACGTGGACGAAGGAGTTTCGCGCTGGAAAGAAACCGTTGAAGAGCTTCGGCAGTAG
- the helD gene encoding RNA polymerase recycling motor HelD codes for MSADRQWLEEQQRVDSVTKQIERKIAALEQEVSTFREEVVEMRKDFWDEVTMNFSEADDVGETSTSMRQQSQVLSDRERSHLNTAASLSKMKRLHYSPYFGRIDFTETGYSDTEKVYLGIASMLDEKEENFIIYDWRAPISNLYYDGAPGPAAYHTPGGEIRGTIEMKRQFVIRDGRIRFMFDTGVTIGDELLQAVLSRTSDAQMKSIVATIQREQNRIIRNDRARMLIVQGAAGSGKTSAALQRVAYLLYKYREHLRADQMVLFSPNPMFNSYVSTVLPELGEENMLQTTFQEYLERRLGKEYQLEDPFIQLEYVLTATADPGYAARMSGIRFKSSESFLNVITKYKDGLMNGGMKFKPVRFQGQVVVPAEAMLEKFYSFEPSVKLVSRLELLRDWMLKELSAFGKRQLEADWVDQQLDVMDAEDLQKAYQRLKRKQKGKVDSFDDFEQERGILARMVVSDRLKPLRKWIKALRFVDVRQMYALLFQDQALMTRLLEGEALPSHWQDICDVTLGRLKVQELAYEDITPYLYLRELLLGFHINSAIRHVIIDEAQDYSAFQLAFMKRLFPRSKFTALGDFNQAIYAHSSVLKGTGPLTKLYGPEETELIELTRSYRSTREIVEFTKGMIPGGEEIVPFNRAGDKPKVVVTSSAQEHIDAMTKDIEGLVKEGFETVAVICKTAEESKKVHEALSKRLEQAPKLIKKTTLSFEQGVHVIPAYLAKGVEFDAVLIHDASARRYGQEHERKLFYTACTRAMHLLHVYCKGEPSPFITSQPAELYAMADVPMAQTE; via the coding sequence ATGAGTGCAGATCGGCAGTGGCTTGAGGAGCAGCAGCGCGTAGACAGCGTGACGAAGCAGATCGAACGGAAAATTGCGGCGCTTGAACAGGAGGTAAGCACCTTCCGGGAAGAAGTCGTTGAGATGAGAAAGGATTTCTGGGACGAGGTTACGATGAACTTCAGCGAGGCGGACGATGTCGGGGAAACGTCGACGAGCATGCGGCAGCAATCGCAGGTCCTCTCCGACCGGGAGCGGAGCCACCTGAACACGGCAGCTTCCCTCAGCAAAATGAAACGGCTGCATTACTCCCCGTATTTCGGCCGCATCGATTTTACGGAGACCGGTTATTCGGATACAGAAAAGGTTTACCTCGGGATCGCCTCCATGTTGGATGAGAAAGAGGAGAACTTCATCATCTACGACTGGCGCGCGCCGATTTCCAATCTGTATTACGATGGCGCTCCAGGACCGGCCGCATACCACACGCCGGGCGGAGAGATTCGCGGCACTATTGAAATGAAGCGGCAGTTCGTCATTCGGGACGGGCGCATTCGTTTTATGTTCGACACGGGAGTCACGATCGGTGATGAACTGCTGCAGGCCGTGCTGAGTCGAACGTCCGATGCGCAGATGAAAAGCATCGTGGCCACGATTCAACGGGAGCAGAACCGGATCATCCGCAATGACCGGGCTCGCATGTTAATCGTGCAGGGAGCGGCAGGCAGCGGCAAAACGTCGGCCGCCCTGCAGCGGGTAGCCTATTTGCTGTACAAATACCGGGAGCATTTGCGGGCAGACCAGATGGTTCTTTTTTCGCCGAATCCGATGTTCAACAGCTATGTATCGACGGTACTGCCCGAGCTTGGAGAAGAAAACATGCTGCAGACCACCTTCCAGGAGTACCTGGAGCGGCGGCTCGGCAAAGAATATCAATTGGAGGATCCGTTCATCCAGCTGGAATACGTACTGACAGCGACGGCCGACCCGGGATACGCGGCGCGCATGTCAGGGATCCGTTTTAAATCGTCGGAGTCGTTCCTGAACGTTATCACAAAATACAAGGACGGTTTGATGAATGGCGGCATGAAGTTCAAACCTGTGCGTTTTCAGGGACAGGTCGTCGTTCCCGCAGAGGCGATGCTTGAGAAATTTTACAGTTTCGAGCCGTCCGTCAAACTGGTCAGCAGACTGGAGCTGCTGCGCGATTGGATGCTCAAGGAGTTATCGGCGTTCGGCAAACGGCAGTTGGAAGCGGATTGGGTCGATCAGCAGCTCGATGTGATGGATGCAGAGGATTTGCAGAAAGCCTATCAACGCCTGAAACGTAAACAAAAAGGCAAGGTGGACAGTTTCGACGATTTCGAACAGGAACGCGGCATTTTGGCACGCATGGTCGTAAGCGATCGGCTGAAACCGCTGCGCAAATGGATCAAAGCGCTTCGTTTCGTTGACGTCCGCCAAATGTATGCACTCCTGTTCCAGGACCAGGCGCTGATGACGCGTTTGTTGGAAGGAGAAGCGCTGCCGTCTCACTGGCAGGACATTTGCGATGTGACGCTGGGCAGGCTGAAGGTTCAGGAGCTGGCCTATGAGGACATTACGCCGTACCTGTATCTGCGGGAATTGCTGCTTGGATTTCACATTAATTCCGCCATCCGTCACGTCATCATCGACGAAGCGCAGGATTACTCGGCCTTCCAGCTTGCATTCATGAAACGTTTGTTTCCGCGTTCGAAATTTACGGCACTCGGCGACTTCAACCAGGCCATCTATGCGCACTCTTCCGTGCTTAAGGGGACGGGGCCGCTGACAAAGCTATATGGACCTGAAGAGACTGAACTCATTGAGCTGACGCGGAGTTACCGGTCAACGCGCGAGATCGTGGAGTTCACGAAAGGAATGATTCCCGGCGGGGAAGAGATCGTGCCGTTTAACCGTGCCGGAGACAAACCGAAAGTGGTTGTAACTTCTTCGGCACAAGAACATATCGACGCCATGACAAAGGATATCGAGGGCCTGGTGAAGGAAGGTTTCGAGACCGTTGCCGTTATATGCAAAACTGCTGAGGAGAGCAAAAAAGTGCACGAGGCTTTAAGCAAAAGGCTGGAACAGGCACCCAAGCTCATCAAAAAAACGACGCTTTCCTTTGAGCAGGGCGTACACGTTATTCCAGCGTATCTTGCCAAAGGCGTCGAGTTCGACGCCGTGCTTATTCACGACGCCTCTGCCCGCAGATACGGCCAGGAGCATGAGCGCAAGCTGTTCTATACGGCATGCACGCGGGCGATGCATTTGCTGCATGTGTACTGCAAAGGCGAGCCAAGCCCGTTCATTACTTCCCAGCCGGCAGAGCTGTATGCGATGGCAGATGTCCCCATGGCCCAAACGGAGTAA